A genomic segment from Borreliella burgdorferi B31 encodes:
- a CDS encoding S2/P23 family protein — protein MQKDIYISNIFLYIPLFYSCFLTPPKSLKINSIKTEVFDFKIIEEGDITKYNKNPIKESNNNICLTFKEPELNEIKEGEVFEILANGYVTWAKSGDLRDIKDKNNNLIEDLRELKYSYIFSPIRFKTYSLLTFSYTNYSINDNNYKIFGQEVPIAKIIAFESTEEFEKKYEIKSLKLNSEESNIDFEQNRTGFAKINLKETSREPQYIYSYNFGVFDNSLADYFKLFYKKSKCNYMPAYLTIKDKQTNKDKTYEIILNLKLFNDAIRLIFDKYSNLSKEKLKLFIDE, from the coding sequence ATGCAAAAAGACATATATATTTCGAATATATTTTTATATATACCATTATTTTATTCGTGTTTTTTGACGCCACCAAAATCTTTAAAAATCAACAGTATCAAAACTGAAGTTTTTGATTTTAAGATAATTGAAGAGGGGGATATTACAAAATATAATAAAAACCCCATTAAAGAGAGTAACAATAATATTTGTCTTACTTTTAAGGAACCCGAATTAAATGAAATAAAAGAAGGAGAGGTGTTTGAAATACTTGCAAATGGTTATGTTACATGGGCAAAATCTGGTGATTTAAGAGATATAAAAGATAAAAATAATAATTTAATTGAAGATCTTAGAGAGCTTAAGTATTCTTATATTTTTTCACCCATCCGATTCAAAACTTATTCATTGCTTACCTTTAGCTATACTAATTATAGCATTAATGACAATAACTATAAAATATTCGGTCAAGAAGTACCTATAGCTAAGATAATAGCATTTGAATCAACTGAAGAGTTTGAAAAAAAATATGAAATCAAAAGTTTAAAACTAAATTCTGAAGAGTCGAATATTGATTTTGAACAAAATAGAACTGGTTTTGCCAAAATCAATTTAAAAGAAACTTCAAGGGAACCTCAATACATTTATTCATATAATTTTGGGGTTTTTGACAATTCCTTAGCAGATTATTTTAAGCTCTTTTACAAGAAAAGTAAATGCAACTATATGCCTGCATATCTTACTATAAAAGATAAACAAACAAATAAAGATAAAACCTACGAAATCATATTAAATCTAAAGCTATTTAATGATGCTATTAGATTAATATTTGATAAGTATTCAAATTTATCAAAAGAAAAATTAAAACTTTTTATTGATGAATGA